Proteins encoded together in one Etheostoma cragini isolate CJK2018 chromosome 11, CSU_Ecrag_1.0, whole genome shotgun sequence window:
- the LOC117953439 gene encoding protein Fer3, whose protein sequence is MEDMVFDFDQDATTDFALWGQMDQNFQFQSQLDSFLLDYSTASGQLSPWSSFGSQFPDAQLTLTDLDVQSPGGDVCAEGESSSMDDPLEVAQLRARRLVPNQPYKVQRHAANIRERKRMLSINSAFEELRCHVPTFPYEKRLSKIDTLRLAIAYIDLLREILMSGCDPKSYVDECMKNGYKNQTNAIWNTSDLTARLSWIKWD, encoded by the exons atgGAGGACATGGTTTTTGACTTTGACCAGGATGCCACTACGGATTTTGCCCTTTGGGGACAAATGGACCAAAACTTCCAGTTTCAGAGCCAGCTGGACAGCTTCCTGCTGGATTACAGCACAGCCAGCGGCCAGCTCTCGCCCTGGTCCTCATTCGGGAGTCAGTTCCCGGACGCACAGCTGACCCTTACCGACCTCGACGTGCAGTCTCCAGGGGGGGATGTCTGCGCTGAAGGGGAGAGCTCGTCCATGGACGACCCCCTGGAGGTGGCCCAGCTCAGGGCACGGCGGCTGGTGCCAAATCAGCCCTACAAGGTGCAGCGACATGCCGCCAACATCcgggagaggaagaggatgcTGAGCATCAATTCCGCCTTCGAGGAGCTGCGCTGCCATGTGCCGACGTTTCCCTACGAGAAGCGGCTGTCCAAGATAGACACTCTGAGGCTGGCCATAGCCTACATCGACCTGCTGAGAGAGATCCTTATGTCGGGCTGCGACCCCAAATCCTATGTAGACGAGTGCATGAAGAATGGCTACAAGAATCAGACCAACGCCATCTGGAACACAAGCG ATCTGACAGCCCGCCTCTCTTGGATAAAGTGGGATTAG
- the twist2 gene encoding twist-related protein 2, with protein MEEGSSSPVSPVDSLVTSEEELDRQQKRFAGKRRQSKKSSEDSSGGSSSPGPVKRVKKASPSSNQSYEELQNQRVLANVRERQRTQSLNEAFASLRKIIPTLPSDKLSKIQTLKLASRYIDFLCQVLQSDEMDNKMSSCSYVAHERLSYAFSVWRMEGAWSMSASH; from the coding sequence atggaagagGGCTCCAGTTCTCCGGTCTCCCCTGTGGATAGTCTGGTGACCAGCGAGGAGGAGCTGGACAGACAGCAGAAACGCTTCGCGGGGAAGAGGAGACAAAGCAAAAAGTCCAGCGAGGACAGcagcggcggcagcagcagcccGGGTCCGGTCAAACGGGTTAAAAAGGCGAGTCCGAGCAGCAATCAGTCGTACGAGGAGCTGCAGAACCAGCGGGTCCTGGCCAACGTCCGGGAGAGGCAACGGACTCAGTCTCTGAACGAGGCCTTCGCGTCTTTGCGCAAAATTATCCCCACTCTGCCCTCGGACAAACTCAGCAAGATACAGACGCTGAAGCTCGCCTCCAGATACATTGATTTCCTCTGTCAGGTGCTGCAGAGCGACGAGATGGACAACAAGATGTCCAGCTGCAGCTACGTTGCGCACGAAAGACTCAGTTACGCATTCTCCGTGTGGAGGATGGAGGGTGCCTGGTCTATGTCAGCATCACACTAG